From a region of the Impatiens glandulifera chromosome 4, dImpGla2.1, whole genome shotgun sequence genome:
- the LOC124934231 gene encoding 18.1 kDa class I heat shock protein-like has product MALIPSIFSGPRSNIFDPFSSLDIFEGFPFSSSALGNVPSSTRETSAFANARIDWKETAEAHVFKADLPGLKKEEVKVELEDGKVLQISGERSREQEEKNEKWHRVERSSGKFLRRFRLPENAKVEQINATMDNGVLTVTVPKELEKKQEIKTIDISG; this is encoded by the coding sequence atggcgCTAATTCCAAGCATTTTCAGcggtccaagaagcaacatctTCGACCCCTTTTCAAGTCTCGACATCTTCGAGGGTTTCCCTTTCTCGAGTTCAGCACTGGGTAATGTTCCGTCCTCCACCCGCGAGACCTCTGCCTTCGCCAACGCAAGGATCGACTGGAAGGAGACAGCGGAGGCGCACGTGTTCAAGGCGGATCTGCCCGGGCTGAAGAAGGAGGAGGTGAAAGTGGAGTTGGAAGATGGAAAGGTTCTCCAGATCAGCGGCGAGAGGAGCAGAGAGCAGGAGGAGAAGAACGAGAAGTGGCACCGAGTTGAGAGGAGCAGCGGCAAGTTCCTCCGCCGCTTCAGGCTGCCGGAGAACGCCAAGGTGGAACAGATCAATGCTACTATGGACAACGGCGTCCTCACGGTCACTGTACCCAAGGAGCTGGAGAAGAAGCAGGAGATCAAGACCATCGACATCTCCGGCTGA